gacccgaaccgtcacccattccttctccccagagttgctgactgacccgttgagttactccagcattttgtgtcaatgcaTATTACCCAGTTTCTCAGCTACATATTCACTGCACAAATATTTTGTGGGCAACACAGGAAAGGAATTCCTTAACATTGCAACACATTCAGTGATGAGCATTTAGTCATAccacatgcaaacaggccctttggcacaacttgcccacactggcaacatcccagctacactagtcgaagaagggtcttgacccgaaacatcacccattccttctatctagagatgctgcctgagttattccagtattttgggtctacactagttccacctctctgcgcttggcccatacccctccaaacctgccctatccatatacctgtccaactgactctcaaatttcactgtaccttaattggtacatgtgacaataaattgatcTTGAAATCTTTTTtataacgttgcgatagtacctacctcaaatatctcctctggcagctcattccatacaccaaccactctttgtatgaaaaggttacccctcagatttctattaaatcccccccccccacaccccaatactgtcctcaggttctcgattcccctactctgggcaagagactatgcgtctacccgatctattcctctcatgattttatacacctctttaacatcacccctcaacctcctgcgctccagggaatagtcccagcctactctacctctccctatagtttagaccaaagatcctatagctcgctatgggatctttgacttggaccttcgagtcctggcaacatcctggtaaatctctctcacacacacacagcctgcGGGAGGActcctccacctgccgtcacaatGCCTGCTTTGTTCCTCCTCCGCGGCCGCCACCCAGCAGATGGAGTCACCTCTTGCCCACGGAGCCGCCTGACGAGACTCTTTGGTAAcattccagcccccccccccccccaccgcgggCGGCGACGCGCACCCACCCACCTGCTGCCCATTGGCTGCCTTTGCCGCCCCGCTCACGTGACCCGCCCCGGGCCCAGTTCCCGGTCGCGGCGGCCATTTTGTGAGGACACCATTATTTAAAGAGAGGAGCGGGCGTGTGCGGCCGCATTCCCTACCCGGCTCCACACCCGTCGATCCGCACCCGGGCTCCCGCCGCTTCCTCCACTTCTTCCTTCATCGAGGATCTGTTACCGGCGGCGGTGCTgcgatcggcgcggactctgtgtgtgtgcgcgcgcgcgcgtgcgtctgtctctcccccctttGATCAgggcggcggtggcggcggcggcggcgggttcCCGGTTTGCCCCAGAGATGTCGGAGGCGGAGCAGTTCTCCGAGATCGAGGCTTCGGAGCAAGGCCCGGGAGCGGTGGCGGCGGAGAGCGAGGCatcggcggtggcggcggcgggCCTGAGCGACGCGACGTCGGAGGCCAAGGCAGGCGAGGGTGGCGACGGCTTGGTCGCGGTCATCGAGACCGAGGGGGCCAAGATCGACGCAAGCAAAACGGAGGAAGACGAAGGGTGAGGAGGAGGTGGCGAGAGAAGAGGAAAGACGGGAAGGGAGAGTAGGCCATGTCTGCCCCCGTGTCCTTGGCGATGCCCAGTCGgggcctccctcccctccccatccccctccccgctGCCTGTCTGTCTGCCGGCTCCGCTCCGGCCGCGAACCGCCCACCAACCCACCCGCTCCAGGCCCGACCGGCCGTTCATTCATCGGTGGCGCGCGCTACCCGGCCGGCCCGGCTCGGCTTCCGGTCGCGGGCCCCATTGTGACGTGAGGACCATTGTgacggaggcggggggggggggggtggggagagcgcAGCCTGCACTCACTCCCGGCCATATTCCCTCTCCCTTGTGCTTCCTCCCGTCTTTCCCGCGGATACCGtgtcaatgggcagaggcagatttaaataaaaatcaaaataaactttattccgaGTAAAGGATCAAGTGAAGCTGCAGAAATtgttccgacattttcggagccaTATGAAAATACACACATTCATTCGCGCGGTCTCGTTCACAAATCTCACTTTACCCAGCACCCTTGCCACTCGTGTGCCCCCCTGGGCAGAGGCAGATTGTTTTCATCTCGCTCAATGGCGTCGATCATTTGTGGCGGGAAgttttttgttttccttttaaACATTTACAATTCCCTTTTGAGAGTGGGTAACCTTCATAAAGAGTGTTCCCTTTTTGTAGAAAATCGACTGGTAGTGTTCTTTATTCCCGTTCCCCTGATTTGCACCATAGTGCAGGCTGGTCGGATTTTATTACCATACTCGTTAATGTTAAAATGTAACATTGGTTATGCTGTTATGGTAAGATTTGTTTTATAAGATTGCCGGAGGGAATTGCCCGCCTGTGAAATAACCCGATATTACCCTTATGAAGAGTAGACTTAATTTGAATGGAGCTATTCCAAAATTTATTTGTATTATTTCAATTTTGTTAATCCCCGACTCATACAAAGGTTTGATTACAGAAAATCAAACTGTTCTGAAGCTTAATCTGGTTTTGGTCAGTTGTGGAAGTTATTTGCGATCTGTCTGAAATGATTCTTACCTACAGCAATCGACAGTGGGATTCTTATGGTTTGTCTAGTGTGTCTACAGCACTACTGATGTCCTAAATGTGTAGCGACTTGCTTTCATTCAGAAAGGTTATGTCATTTTTTTTGGTATTGGAAGTGCCCCTTTTATTTTTCTCCACAATTTCCATATGTTGccaaaaaaacaatccagtttaaATCTTGAGAATTGTTTCCAATGGGAACCTATGAGACATTGTACTGGTTCCTAAAAACCAGAAATGGCAGTGGTTATATTACTGCTGTTGGATAAAGTTAGGCTTTCACAGACAGGACAGTGCTTTGTGTGTTCCTTTTAGTTCTTTTCAAAGAGTGATGAAAGGTCTGATGTCGGTTTCTGGTCCTGTGAAAGCCTAACCTAATGTTTGCAATCAGGAATTTGGTGGTCAAACTATTGACATTCCCAATTAAGTTTAGATATTGGGATAGTCATTGGGGCAAGGACCCCATACCCAGTAAAAGATCAATTTTAGACCAAATTAAAATTTCCCCCTACTATTATTATTGTGGACAGCTCGTGGCCAGAACCATCATGCATTTTTGGGCAGAAATTGGTGCAAAGGCGAGTTTAGTGAATTCAGAGTACAGTTTTGTGTTGGTAATATGTCCAAGGTCTAGATTTGTTGCCGATTATAGATCTTACTGTCCAGTTCAGATATTTAATGCTTGGTGTTTTTAATCAGATTCAGTAAATTTGGAACATAATGCAATTTGACGTTCAATATATTTAAAGCAGTACCCTTGGCTCAACTTGGTAACTTCTAGCTAGGCCTTATTGCTCTGTTTGGGTTTTGGTTAGCTTTTATCATTATCCTCCATTTGACATTTCTTCTAGTACGATGTACTTTCAGCATCACTTTACGCTCAGAAATTTTGGTTGAACCGAGAAAATTTTAAATCTGTAAATGTGGAAGTTCCAAACTATTCAATGCTTGAGGAGGTTTATACTGTAAAAACTTAGACGAGTTCATCAGGGCCAAGAACTAATATTGATACTTTCGTAGAGTGGCCTCAAGCCCTGAGGCAGGTAAACCTATCCATTGTGGGATGCTGGTATTTAGTTTCTACAATGAGAAGTCCAGGACTCTTGGCAGGAGTTCAGTCTTATGAACATTTTGCATAGAGTTTTATCTTGATTAGTTTTGGAATACTTTCTGGTAAAATACAAGGCCCCAATCTATGTAATGAATAGCTTAAAATTAATCCTGCTGTGCATCTACTGTAATGTTGTCTTGAAAATAAAATTGCTTAATTTATCCACCAAATGGGGTTTTGCATGTATTCTTGATGAAGGTGCACCAGGAACATGGTTACTGTGTGAGGCAGCTTAAGTTTTTGATTTGGCTACTGATGTGTATATACTTCACTGTTTCTGCAGAAAAATGTTTGTGGGTGGCCTCAGCTGGGATACCACAAAGAAAGATCTGAAGGACTATTTCTCTAAATTTGGAGAGGTGGTAGATTGCACATTAAAGTTGGATCCCATTACAGGGCGTTCAAGAGGATTTGGATTCGTCCTGTTTAAAGAGGCTGACAGTGTGGATAAGGTATTTGATCATAAACCTTGGGCTTAAAAAGTGGGTTCAGAAGATAATGGCTTAATAATGAAATAAAGTTTCAGTATCTGTTTTCTCTGATTgatattttgaatatttttgttCCGTTTCCATATAGGTTATGGAACAGAAGGAGCATAAATTAAATGGCAAGGTGATAGATCCCAAAAAAGCCAAGGCAATGAAAAAGGAACCCGTAAAGAAAATTTTTGTAGGAGGTCTTTCACCTGATACAGCAGAAGAGAAGATCAGAGAATACTTTGGGGCATTTGGGGAAGTATGTATATTACATCTTAATCTTTCAAGTTACTGACAAAAATGTAGTTAATCTTTGAATGCCAGTTCAAATTGTAAGATATGGGGATCGGTGAGGTGGAATGACATGTGAAAAGTATGCTTCAAATGAATTAATAAATGGCTAGGATTGACAGGCCTTTATTTGCTGTTGCCTTTCATGGGTTTGGTGCATTATCAGTTCTGGGCGATTTTAATTGTGGCTTGCAAAGTCTTGAGTGTGGATATAAATGAAATGTCctgatttttgttttgctttgatAGTAGGAATGGGTTGTGCATCTGCTGGTCTAATATGAATTCTGACTGATATAGTCGAGCATGAACATAGAATTTTAATTGTGTTTCATAAAATGTAGGTGGAATCAATAGAACTTCCTATGGACAACAAAACAAATAAGAGACGTGGATTCTGTTTCATAACTTTCAAGGAAGAGGATCCAGTTAAGAAGATTCTTGAAAAGAAGTTCCATAATGTTGGGCTTAGCAAGGTATGTTGTGCTGAAATTAATGCAATACCAGGAATAACCTGGTGATATGAATAGTTTGATTGTAATTGGATTTAATTTAATTGTAAATACGGAATGGCATGGTGTCTGACTACTGGCCGAGTAATGAGTAACTGCTTTTGGTTAATGCTAGTTTGGGTCCTTAAATCTGTGTCCAATGGATTGTGTATTTGCAAAAAGTGCATATGATCTAGATGTATTTTGTGGATTCTTGTGCATGAGTGACTTTAAATTAATAGTTttgcctctagatttggaagaacCCATGATAATATAGTGAGGAAAAGCTGAAACTGTTTCTTATTTGACAGTGTGAGATCAAGGTGGCAATGTCGAAGGAAGtctatcagcagcagcagcagtggggAGTTGGACGAGGTACTTTTGCAGGTCGAAGCCGTGGGAGAGGCGGTGGGACAGGTGCTGGAGGTAATGTACATTCTTGATGTACTGTGGGGTTAAATTGTAATTGTTCCAGTTGATGAAAAtcttcattgcacttttcagcccCAAGCCAGAACTGGAACCAAGGATATAATAACTACTGGAATCCAAACTATGGCAGCTATAACTATGGCTACAATAGCCAGGGCTATGGAGGTTATGGTGGCTATGACTATCCTGCTTATAATAACTACTATGGATATGGTGACTATGGCAGTAAGTGCTTGTTCAACTTTTTCAAACACAATTGCATGCAATGAACTCTTTATTTTTAACTTTAGACTGTTAAATTGTTTTTGAGCACTGCATGACCTGAAAAACAAATTGGCATGATATGCAAAGGCTGGATTACTGCATGTTCCATCTTAATTTTTCTGCTGCTTTTCCCTTCCATGCTTTTTTTCTTGCAAAGAGGGTGGGGCAATCATTGAAGGGGTTGGGGGCCTTTCTGGTCCGCTGATAAGGATGTGTGCTCCTGTGGGATGGAACTGGCCTACTTGTTCCTGCTGTGGGCCCCTCTTTCCCATTGTGACACGAGTGCTCTGTTAGTGCACTGTTCTCACTTAGAGGCCTGGCCAATAACTGAGAAAAAACCCAACAATGAATATGAAATTAAAAGATTTAAACCAAGTATTGCAGGTCCAACATAAAAATAATCAATCAGCAGGTCAGTGGTGTTTTTAGACAAATTGATATTTCATGCGTGTGCCTTTGAGAAACCAATAAAACACAAGGAGAAGATGCCAATCCCACAATCAGTGATGTAGTGCTACAGTGATTGTGCTTGATCTTGATGGAGTTTTTAAATAACCCCATATAACCCAAAAGGATTATTAGTAATCAGCTCACCTAAAGCCTGTCTAGGATGAAGATCTTTTTTTGGTGAGggtctttataaaaaaaaaaaatcaaattttccAGGCTACATATGTGAACTTTTTTTGGTTGAGTGTGAAATGGATCATTGAGCATCTTGTGTAAATGCTAAAAATGTTACAGATCAACAGAGTGGTTATGGGAAAGCACCACGACGTGGAGGTCATCAGAATAGCTACAAACCATACTAAGATTTGTCCCTGCAGCCCATTGGAAGCAGGTATGTTAGCTATTCGTTTAAATTTCATTTTAACATTATTTAACTTTCGTTAAAATTATATTTATAATTAATTTAcatattttaaaattttacagcactcaagtgctttttttaaaaagtagACACTCTTGGAGTTTTGTAATGCAGATGCTGTAAGAAGCTTTATGGCTTTtgcccttttttttaacaagtttgtaaaTTTAAACAGGTAAAGTACTGCTAATGGGTACAAATAAAGGACACTTCAAGACAAAAAGAAAGCCATTGTCTGCTAACTGACATTATACCTTGTTTGTACCCGCCAGCGGGAACTTCATTGCAGGCCATGTGTCACCCTGACCACACGATTCTCACAGGCCCGCTCAATGCGGACAGAGTACGAGACGCTCGCGCTCTCGAATGCTGCCGTTTGGTATGGTCTCTTCCAACATCCTGTATCAGCATTAAAATAAAATGGATACTTCAAGCTTTGCCTTCACTTATTTCTTGCTTATTATATTAATGTAATTTAATGCATTTTTTACAGGCCCCTGTAATGGTTAAATACGACTGCTTACAGAATAATTCATTCTTCTATGGATACAGCTTGTCTTTGGACTTTCCAAgtgtattaatatatattttctaaATCCAGTTTATTAAATGCTTGCTTTCCTCCCTCCCCCATTTTAATAGTCCTGTAGTCGTAATTGCAAATAGTCCATGTGCTAAACCCAGACAATTCCTGAGACTTTTTATTACCTGATCATTTGGGGAAGCTTAGACTACTGCACACAGCACACTCAAAATATTTCTGGGGGGGTTTTAACAGCTAACATTAGTATACTCACTCACTTCATTAAACGCAATTGTCTTTTGTAAAGGGTGTGGAAAGTATAATTCGGCCTACAAGTTTTCAAGTTTCTCTGGATTTTTAGTTCCTGGACTATTCAGCATTTATAGATTTTATGTAGTAAATATTTTGGTGGTTGCATTAACTGTTGAATTTAAAGCTCAAGGTATATATGGGTGGGTATTTGTGTATTGTAATTCTTGTACTCTGCTGATCTGTTGAATCTGACCATCTCCAACATCCATTCTCTGTTTGGTTTCTTTTAGGTGAAGGAACAGTATTTTACTCCAGATAGAAGATTCATAGGAAGTGGTGTTTAGGCATCTAAAGCAGCAATTAACTGTCCagtacatttttgtttttgtatCATTCGCCAATCCCTCTTCCTATCCACCCCTGCCATCTACACAAGAACTGCTgccacctgtcccatctcattGAATTTGGTTTTGACTTTAAAAACAGTATAttgcttttgttatttttacCTGGTAGATGTATTTTCTGTGACCAACCATTTATTTTGTACATTGGCTCCCCATATGGATTGTTACATTGAATGCGTATGTGTTCAATTCATTGTGATGACATTTAGATATGGTACAAGTACCCTATTGGATTGTTGGTTTTTTAATAAAACTTTTTGTATAATAAATGTTTCGCCTCTTCTATGTAATTAATGGCAATGACTGTCATTTTTCAATAATTGAAAGTGCCTGAGGTTTAAATTGAAAATGTGTACGCTCCAAATGCATTCTCAAATTTATCTAGTGGCTATTTGGGCTAAATTTAATTTCTGGGTAGATATTGGCATGTTGACTGCTAGTTTGTGAGGAGGGTCCAGTGAGTGTCTGCAAACTATGTGACCTGCGAAAGAGTTGAAGACTGCACCTAGGCTTTTGTTTTTGTCAAGCATTGAGCTTGTAAGAATAGGCCTGAAAGGAggggtcagtggatatatttaaggcaagagatagattcttgattagtacgggtgtcagaggttatatggagaatgcaggagaaaggggttaggagggagatagatcagccatgattgaatggcagagtaacttgatgggccgaatggcctaattaaccCTATCACATGATTTTGTTATCTTATGAAGATGTATACTCCCAGTTAGGGGGTGGGAAGTATGGAGGTGAAACACCAAATTAGAGATTGTTCAATTCAATGGTTTAAGACTAATCAAATGGTGTTAGGTGGACACTAAAACAAGTGTGTTATCTGCTGAACTAGTGAAGAAAAATGTTTCAACGCCCCAGTAAACCGCCAGTTCTTTACTGAGAGAATGTCCCCTTACACTATGCGTCCTGAAAGCAATGCCTCCTAACCTATTGTGCACATGACACAGCATTGGCT
The sequence above is a segment of the Amblyraja radiata isolate CabotCenter1 chromosome 1, sAmbRad1.1.pri, whole genome shotgun sequence genome. Coding sequences within it:
- the LOC116975889 gene encoding heterogeneous nuclear ribonucleoprotein D0-like isoform X2, coding for MSEAEQFSEIEASEQGPGAVAAESEASAVAAAGLSDATSEAKAGEGGDGLVAVIETEGAKIDASKTEEDEGKMFVGGLSWDTTKKDLKDYFSKFGEVVDCTLKLDPITGRSRGFGFVLFKEADSVDKVMEQKEHKLNGKVIDPKKAKAMKKEPVKKIFVGGLSPDTAEEKIREYFGAFGEVESIELPMDNKTNKRRGFCFITFKEEDPVKKILEKKFHNVGLSKCEIKVAMSKEVYQQQQQWGVGRGTFAGRSRGRGGGTGAGAPSQNWNQGYNNYWNPNYGSYNYGYNSQGYGGYGGYDYPAYNNYYGYGDYGSEGTVFYSR
- the LOC116975889 gene encoding heterogeneous nuclear ribonucleoprotein D0-like isoform X1, with the translated sequence MSEAEQFSEIEASEQGPGAVAAESEASAVAAAGLSDATSEAKAGEGGDGLVAVIETEGAKIDASKTEEDEGKMFVGGLSWDTTKKDLKDYFSKFGEVVDCTLKLDPITGRSRGFGFVLFKEADSVDKVMEQKEHKLNGKVIDPKKAKAMKKEPVKKIFVGGLSPDTAEEKIREYFGAFGEVESIELPMDNKTNKRRGFCFITFKEEDPVKKILEKKFHNVGLSKCEIKVAMSKEVYQQQQQWGVGRGTFAGRSRGRGGGTGAGAPSQNWNQGYNNYWNPNYGSYNYGYNSQGYGGYGGYDYPAYNNYYGYGDYGNQQSGYGKAPRRGGHQNSYKPY
- the LOC116975889 gene encoding heterogeneous nuclear ribonucleoprotein D0-like isoform X4; its protein translation is MSEAEQFSEIEASEQGPGAVAAESEASAVAAAGLSDATSEAKAGEGGDGLVAVIETEGAKIDASKTEEDEGKMFVGGLSWDTTKKDLKDYFSKFGEVVDCTLKLDPITGRSRGFGFVLFKEADSVDKVMEQKEHKLNGKVIDPKKAKAMKKEPVKKIFVGGLSPDTAEEKIREYFGAFGEVESIELPMDNKTNKRRGFCFITFKEEDPVKKILEKKFHNVGLSKCEIKVAMSKEVYQQQQQWGVGRGTFAGRSRGRGGGTGAGGEGTVFYSR
- the LOC116975889 gene encoding heterogeneous nuclear ribonucleoprotein D0-like isoform X3, which translates into the protein MSEAEQFSEIEASEQGPGAVAAESEASAVAAAGLSDATSEAKAGEGGDGLVAVIETEGAKIDASKTEEDEGKMFVGGLSWDTTKKDLKDYFSKFGEVVDCTLKLDPITGRSRGFGFVLFKEADSVDKVMEQKEHKLNGKVIDPKKAKAMKKEPVKKIFVGGLSPDTAEEKIREYFGAFGEVESIELPMDNKTNKRRGFCFITFKEEDPVKKILEKKFHNVGLSKCEIKVAMSKEVYQQQQQWGVGRGTFAGRSRGRGGGTGAGDQQSGYGKAPRRGGHQNSYKPY